The Lepus europaeus isolate LE1 chromosome 5, mLepTim1.pri, whole genome shotgun sequence genome includes the window AGACCCTCAGGTGCCTTCcctggccagggctgcccaggggccCCCCTCCTGCTTTCCACTCCAGGGGACCTCACAGCCCAGAGTctcagggtggcagggagggaagggctcTGTCTGCCTGTCCCTCTGTCTGGGTCACGTGTGGCTGGCGAGTGCCCTCTGCCATTTCATTACCCAGCTCAGCCACCCTTGCCCCTCACCCACCTGAGCGTGGGAGGGGTCCCGGGGTCAGCACCAGGCGAGCTGGAGCCACACAAGTGGCTGGGGAGCTGTGGACTCGGCACCATCCCTAGGAGTCCCAGCCCACATTGATCATTTTGGGACTTGACTTTCTAACCCTTCGCCAGGGGACagagatggcagggaccccagaaaGAAGCCAAGCCCAGTCCCGGGGGCCTTGCTGGGGATCCCACGGTCCTAGTACGACGCAGAGGGCTGGCAGGACCCTGCTGCCCTGCTTGGGAAAGCTGTGCTCCCAGCGCCCCCTACCTCCCCTGCCCCCGTGGTCACTCTCCCAGGAGTCTCCCTGGAGGGGCAGAAATGGGGAAGGCAAACAGGTGCCACTCCCCTGTACCAGCCACGGCTCCTGTTCTGTGTGTGGCATTCGGGGTCATGCTGGACTCCACCACCCGCACCtggcccccacctctccctgccaGCGCCCTCCCTGCTTTGGGCTCATGCAGGCCTCCAGGGAATGCACTGGCCAGCCCCCTACCCACCTGGGCTGTGACCCGATGCCCCTGCCCAGGTGGCCTGGAGTGGCTGAAGCAGAAGCTGTTCCGCGTGGGTGAGGACTGGTACTTCCTGATGACCCTGGGGGTGCTCATGGCCCTGGTCAGCTATGCCATGGATCTTGTCGTTAACAGTGTGGTCCGAGGTAACCCCTGGCAGGCACCCATTCCCTGCTTAGGAACAGGGGCTCCAATGGGCTCTCAGCGTTGCTGCTTGGGCCTCCATGTAGAGTGGGGTAGTCGGAGGGCTCTGGATGGGGAACAGAGTGAGTctggtcctggctcagctcctgcctcgCTGTGCGACCCTGAGCAGGCTCTGACCCTCTCTGAGCCCGAGTCTCCTCTTCCACACATAGGGAGCGAGCCCTCGATGAccccagagtcctggctgctctgggctctGTGCCCGTCTTTGTGCCACTCCCACCCCCTATCCACCTGCTGCCCTCAGCTCAGTTACCCTGGGGGAAGGGGCTTGTGAGACCACCAGGCAGAGTGTGTCCCTCCATACCCTTCAGCACCCTCTCCACCTgaggccttcctggaggagggggcagtggcagggagagtcTGAGCCTCTTTCTCTCCTCGGATCATCAAGAACCCTAGCAGGTGCTCCACACCCTGTCTCACTTCCTCCTCGGGGGTCTCTTTTAGCCCTCAGTGACCTTGTCACCAGCCCCTTTGACAGTCAGGGAAGGTGTTGCCCAAGGTCGTTGGACTAGGAAGCAGCTAGGAATCGGACCCCGggcccctctcctgcctcctcctggggGTCTGCCCCGGGCTGGGTAGCCCTTAGCCCCCATTCCTTCTCAGTAAGTGGGGACCTCAGTGTGTGGCCTGAGGGCAGCTCCCTGATGCCTGGCCGTCTCCAGCGCACAAGTGGCTGTACCGGGAGATTGGGGACAGCCACCTGCTCCGGTACCTCTCCTGGACCGTGTACCCTGTGGCCCTGGTCTCCTTCTCCTCCGGCTTCTCCCAGAGCATCACGCCCTCCTCGGGAGGTGAGTCCAGCGTCACCACGCCGTTTGGGTAACAGTCGTCGCTGGTCAAACCTTCTCCTGTCCAtgggctgcctgctgccccccactTCACAGCCAGAGAAGCAGGCCTACAACAGGCATGCTGGGAGCCCAGAGGCACACTGGGAGACAGCCAATGCTGAGTCCTGGGTCACTGCTGGCTCCGTCTCTGTGGGCTGTGATAGAGGACTGGGGACAGGTTCCCTTTGGGCTGGAGacaaagcccagggccagggatGGTGTGACGGTAGGTGCACAGCTCCCCCCAACCTCTCAACAGTCCCCCAACTCCAGGCCGAAATAGGGGACCCAGGGAGGGGTTCAGAGGGGGCCGTCAGTGTGTCCTGAGTCCCCTGTCTTTCCTTATggtgggccaggcccagctggaGGGATGTGGGTAGCTCATATCCTCATCTcagctttattttaattaatttatttgaaaagcagagctataaAAGCGGGaagggggtgcagagagagagagagagtgagagcgagagcgagcgagagagagaatatcttccatccacctaTTTACTttgcaaatgcccacagcagttggAGCtcggctaggccaaaaccaggagcctagaactccacccaggtctcctccactgtcttcccaggcacatttgcaggactgggttggaagcagagcagccagagctccatccagtgCTCCAGTATGATACGCCAGTGTCATAGGCAAGGGCTTAGCCAGCTGTGCCAGCCAGCCCCGAAAAagtccttcttcttctctctctcctccccgtccccctcaccctccccccccacctccacctcctccttcttcttttaagacttattatttgagaagcagagtcccagaggcagagagagagggaaacagagagagatcttccatctaatggttcattccccaaatggctacaacaaccagggctgggccaggctgaagcaggaggctgcatcagaagtgggacagctgaaacttgaacctgcGGGTCTTAGGGgatcaggcactgcaggtggcgtttaacccacagtgccacaaagCCAGACTCTTCCTTAAGAGTTCTAATCTAGTGGTGCCCGGCTtgtctccctgcccacccccaccaagGTTCTGGAGTCCCAGAGGTGAAGACCATCTTGTCGGGGGTGGTCTTGGAAGACTACCTGGACATCAAGAACTTCGGGGCCAAGGTGGTTGGCAGCTCCTGCACCCTGGCCTCGGGCAGCACCCTCTTCCTGGGCAAAGTGGTATGGACCAGACCGGCAGCAGCGCCCACACCCgcctcccacccccgcctccctATGGCTGGGCAGAAGGGCTCAGCCAATCCCTGCCTTGGGGAGCTCAATGTTGGGGAAGAGGAGGTCCCAGCTCCAGAGGGGGACAAAGGCCATCTCAGGCCACCTTGGcatctggggaggtgggggagctgggtgtgggggatgttccctctgctgccctcagacTGGGCTCAGGGATGGacaaggaggtggggagaggtagCTGAAGGGGAAGAAGGGGCGGGCCGCCTctgtgccccctgccctgggcccacaCCTTGCCTGGCCACAGGGCCCCTTCGTGCACCTGAGCGTGATGATTGCAGCCTACCTGGGGCGCATGCGCACCAAGACCATCGGGGAGGCAGAGGTAacggcaggagggaggagggggcagcgcctggagggatggtgggaggcagggcccggCTCTGAGCCCTGCACCTCCACTCCCCCAGAACAAGAGCAAGCAAAATGAGATGCTGGTGGCAGGGGCGGCGGTGGGCGTGGCCACGGTCTTTGCAGCCCCCTTCAGCGGTGAGACCCTCCCTTCCCACCTTTTGTCTGCATCCTGGGACCCCCACGTGCCCTGCCCTCTATGGCTTGGCCGGCCACCCAGGAGAGACCTGAGGAGGCATCAGGCtgtgtccagatctctgctgtccTGTGCGGACACCGCCACCCCAGGGCGGGGCCTCAAGTGCTAGGGGGTCACATTAGTCAGACGTGTGCAGAAATCCCATCTCCAGTGTGGCCCGGCCAGGGGGCCTGGCTGCCGAGGCTGTAAGACTGGGCCACCCCGTCCCCACCCTATGTGTGAGGAGGGCACAGTTCTAGGGTGCGACGGTGCCCTGCTAGGGGAGTCCACCCTACTCACCCTGGGCTCAGGACCCAAGGGAAGGGGTGTCCCTGCCGGTCCAGGCTGTGGAACAGAACAGGAGGGGCCTCAGGGCCCTGAACCATGGAATGAGAAGGCCTGAGCCCAGTGCTGCCCCCAGGCGTCCTGTTCAGCATTGAGGTCATGTCTTCCCACTTCTCCGTCTGGGATTACTGGAGGGGCTTCTTTGCCGCCACCTGCGGGGCCTTCATGTTCCGGCTCCTGGCAGTCTTCAACAGCGAGCAGGGTGAGCCACGTGGGTGCCTGGGTGGGGGACTTCCTCTTCCCTCCatcgtctccccctcccccctctaaccatcccttcctccctgccccctcctccccagagacCATCACCTCCCTTTACAAGACCAGCTTCCCGGTGGACGTCCCCTTCGACCTGCCGGAGATCTTCTTCTTCGTGTTGCTGGGGTGAGCAGGTGCCTCGGGCCCCAGCAGagcccctgggctggggaggggtgtggcCTCACTCCTCTCATCCCCAGGGCCATCTGCGGCGTGGCCAGCTGTGCCTACCTCTACTGCCAGCGCACTTTCCTGGCCTTCACCAAAACCAACAAACTCATCTCCAAACTGATGGCCACCAGGTAGGCCTGGtggggctgggctcccccacagACCCTTAGCCTCATGGAGAGAAAGCCCAGCCACACATGAGCCCCTGTCCACTCGCTGAACCCCAGCCCCTGCTTAGCCTCACCCCGTGGGAATTGCGTTCCCTCATCTACACCGCCTGCTCCCTGGCTGGGCCTCCATCCCCTCCTTTAACCCCTCCTCTCACTGGTGCCCCACCCCCTAATTGTCCCCTTCTCCCCAACCTTGATGCCCCTGGCCTGGCGTTGGCCAGCCCTCCTTCTGTCCCAGCTAAtaacccagccctgccctggcctggccagcTTTGGCCGTCCCGCCAGCCTGCTGCTGTCCCTAACTCTCATTGGCCCTGAACCCATTACACTGACAGTGGCAGAAATGTCTCCAGCGTCTTCCCTGGAGGTACCGGGGACACGGCCCTCTCCCGTCCTGCCTTCTCCCCTGGGGAGCCTGGGCATCAGCACACAGGGTGGTGGGGTCTGCTCTTGTCTGGCTCGGCCCCTGTCTCCCCTCCATGCAGTGGGGAAGTGGAGTCAGCCCTGGATCTTCCTCCCCATCCCAACAGCAAGCCTCTGTACGCAGCCTTGGCAACCACGGTTCTGGCCTCCATCACCTACCCCCCTGGAGTGGGCCGCTTCATGGCTTCTCGGGTGAGCTGAGCCTCGGGGGCGATGGGAGTTGGGACCCCAGGTTGCCCCTTAGTGACCTCTGATGGTGTCTGCCACCCGTGAGCAGGGAGACGCCAGCCTGGGCAGCATTTGCAGGTGGGGAAAGGCAATGCGGGAGGTCACAGCCCTCCCCCAGGGTCCCAACTGGGGGGGCTGAGTGGGACTGGACGTGGCCCCCGGAGGGgctgggtagcaggggctggaGGTCTGGTCAGGCCCTGGCAcagaccccgcccccagctgtCCATGAGGGAGCATCTGGACACGCTGTTTGACAACCACTCGTGGGCGCTGCTGACCCGCAACTCGTCCCCACCCTGGCCTGCGGAGCCCGACCCCCAGCACCTGTGGTGGGAATGGTACCACCCCCGCTTCACCATCTTCGGGACCCTCGCCTTCTTCCTGGTTATGAAGGTGGGCACCCAGGGCCTCTGGGGGAATATAGCTGAGACCCGCTGGGGTCGGGCGGGGGTTGCGGCACGGAGCcggcccttccacccacactccctgACCGCCTCTTTCCCTcgcctcagtcttctcatcttTAAAGTGGGGCAGCTACTGTTTCTACCCCAAAGGGAAGGCTAAGGAGTAGGACAGCATTGGCTCGATGCCAGGCCACAGCGAGCGCTTTACCAGGGGAGGGTCCTGGCCCTGTCTGTGCAGCCCCAACCCCAGACGCCGGTGCTGGGTCACCCCTGGCTGCCCTCCTGCCCGCTGCCTTGTCTCCCCTTGCCTGTGTCTTGCCGGCTGCCTCTCACTTCTGCCCCGCCCCTTCCCGCAGTTCTGGATGCTGATTCTGGCCACCACCATCCCCATGCCCGCTGGCTACTTCTTGCCCATCTTCATCATTGGTGAGTCTGGGGTGCTGAGAGTTGGGGAGGTTCAACTTCGCTAGGGCAGATCCAGAGACCtgcgtcacctgctacctcccaggatgggaCCGAGATTGTCCCCAGAATGGAGGTCGTGGGGGTCCAGTCTGCACACTGCCCCCTCCTCACTCTAAGTCTGTGTCCAGGAGCTGCCATCGGACGCCTCTTAGGGGAGGCCCTCTCCGTCGCCTTCCCTGAGGGCATCGTGGCTGGAGGTGTCATCAACCCCATCATGCCTGGTGGCTACGCCCTGGCAGGTGAGTGGTCAGCTCCCAGCTGGGCGGGCTGCACGGAGAATCGGCTGGCAGTGCTGCCCGTCCGTTCCCTAAGCCCCGTCACCCTACAGCTCTTGTCTTGTCCCTGATTCCCTATCCCctagcctctccctcccctctcagcCAGCTCGGGAGAGAGGACACTTCCAGCCTGCACAATTCCCCCCCTAGCCGTGGACCGTGGCCATGCCAGCCTTGTCCTCTACGGGACAGCAGGCCCTGGTCTCAGGTTTTCTGCCCTGGCTGTCCCCCAGGGGCTGCGGCCTTCTCAGGCGCGGTGACCCACTCCATCTCCACGGCGCTGCTGGCCTTCGAGCTGACCGGACAGATCGTGCACGCCCTGCCGGTGCTCATGGCCGTGCTGGCGGCCAACGCCATCGCCCAGAGCTGCCAGCCTTCCTTCTACGATGGCACCATCATTGTGAAGAAACTGCCCTACCTGCCATGGATCCGGGGCCGCGTCATTGGGTGAGAGGATCCGCCCTAGGCCAGTGGGCGTGGACAGTGGGGTGCACCCCCAACTGGACTAGTCACCAGCCCTTCAGGCAACCTTGGATAGAATCATCCCTACAGCCAACCTTGGATAAAGGGCACTGGGAAGTCTGATGCCACTGCCACTGGTCTCCACTCTCCACAGCAGCCCGCTTGCCCCAtgaggaagctggactcagagagTGGCTGGGTCTTGCTCCAGGCCCCCTGGGAGTGAGCAACAGACATGACAgccccctggcctctccctgtccttcctggGACGTTAGGAGCTAGAGATGGAGCCGAAGGGAAACCAGCTATGAGGTCCTCACTGGACCAGATCCGGCCGGAGCCGCTGTCGGCCCAAAGAGCAGAGCTAAGAGGCTCCGCGAGGCCCCGGGTCCGAGGCCCAGCTGTTAACACAGGCAAGCTGCCACCTGGCTGCAAACCTCAGCTTCCGCACCTGTAAATTGGGCTGTGACTCAGTGGCTTTGACACTTTCaatccccctctgcctcccatgtaTGCTGCAAATGAAATTCCCCAGGGAGACCAAAGAGCAGCTTGTCCCAGGGAGCGGGGGCTGGGACTCAGATCTGGGCTACGCTGGCCCCAGGGTCCTTTCCAGGAACTCTCATCCAGGAACCTCTTTGCCCACCCTTGAGGACCAGGGGGCCTGGCCAGCTCACCTCCCTGGGTACCCTGCTTCGTCCTGGACCTTGGACCCAGGGCCTGATGGGAgctcctctgcccccagctcccaccGCGTGATCGTGGAGCACTTCATGAGCCGTGCCATCAGCACACTGGCCAGGGACGCGGCCCTGGAGCAGGTGGTCAAGGTGCTGACCTCCACGGACGAGGCCGAGTACCCCCTGGTGGAGAGCACAGGTGCCCAGCCCGGGGGGAGGATGGTGGCCGGGACTAGGGCTTCCCCTGCCTTCATCCCAGGGTCCAGAGGGTCAGGCCCAGGAAAGGCAAGCAGAGCGCTCGGCCTGCACCTGCATCCAGGCCCGGATGTCGACGCTGTGTGAGCCTAGGGGAgcgtcttcccctccccctctcccattcttaGCTCCCTCATCAGCAGCAAGGAAACAGGCCCTCCCTGCCTTGGTGTGGGTGACACATCCACCTGGAGGTGACAGTGCTTGTGGCCTCTGACCCAGGCCGGGGCTACTGCTGGTGGGGACACCACTAGGGTCTTCCAGAAGCTTCC containing:
- the LOC133760568 gene encoding chloride channel protein ClC-Ka-like encodes the protein MSVGAANSRWNRDPMEELVGLCEGSSGNPVALRELWGPCPRLRRGIRGGLEWLKQKLFRVGEDWYFLMTLGVLMALVSYAMDLVVNSVVRAHKWLYREIGDSHLLRYLSWTVYPVALVSFSSGFSQSITPSSGGSGVPEVKTILSGVVLEDYLDIKNFGAKVVGSSCTLASGSTLFLGKVGPFVHLSVMIAAYLGRMRTKTIGEAENKSKQNEMLVAGAAVGVATVFAAPFSGVLFSIEVMSSHFSVWDYWRGFFAATCGAFMFRLLAVFNSEQETITSLYKTSFPVDVPFDLPEIFFFVLLGAICGVASCAYLYCQRTFLAFTKTNKLISKLMATSKPLYAALATTVLASITYPPGVGRFMASRLSMREHLDTLFDNHSWALLTRNSSPPWPAEPDPQHLWWEWYHPRFTIFGTLAFFLVMKFWMLILATTIPMPAGYFLPIFIIGAAIGRLLGEALSVAFPEGIVAGGVINPIMPGGYALAGAAAFSGAVTHSISTALLAFELTGQIVHALPVLMAVLAANAIAQSCQPSFYDGTIIVKKLPYLPWIRGRVIGSHRVIVEHFMSRAISTLARDAALEQVVKVLTSTDEAEYPLVESTESQLLVGIVKRAQLVQALQAEAPARASGQQRCLQDILAGGCPMEPVTLTLSPETSLHQAHNLFELLNLQSLYVTSKGRAVGYVSWVELEKAISALTNPPAAK